The genomic interval CAGCAGGGCGTGGAGCGCGCAGCCATCGACTTTGGCGTGTGTTACGTGCACGTCGGTGACATTGAGGCCGCCCACCAACATTTCGCGGGTCTCCTGGAACGCCTCTCATCCGATGAACGTGCCAACGGCAGGCGCTGGCTGGCGCTGAGCCTTCACCTGCTGGGCCGCACGCAAGAAGCCTATGATCAGGCGCAGCTTGCCCTGATCGAAGCGCAAGGGTCGGAGCGCGCCGCCTTCTGGCTGGGTCTTATTCAAACCACGTTTGCCCTGATTTTGATGGACCGGGGGGACTATAACCTGGCCGCGCTCAATATTGAGGCGGCTCTGCAGTCGGAGTACACCCGGCTCAATCCCCTCGCCCGGGCTTTTATCCTGCAGTTCGCGATTTTGATTCATCTGCAGCGCGACAACCTGGAGCAAGCCAAAGTGCTGGCGGCTGAAGCAGAACTGCTGCTTGACCCCAGTGGCGGCCTGGGAAATTTGAATCAGCAGCAGGCCGCGTACTACGCAAATAAAGTCAGGCTGGCCCGCACCCTGATCGGCAACCTTGAAGGCGATCCGCAGGCCATCAAGGAACACGGCAACCTGGTGAGTTACGGCATGAGCCATAACGACAGTGACACCCTCGTTTTCTACGCTGCCGGTGAGATCGAGCGACTGGGAGAATCAGGCGATATTGACGGGGCCCTGAAACTGTTGGGTCAATTGCCGTCGTACCGGGTGAGTGCGCCAGGCACCTACACCACGGCGGCCATTGCGATGACGCTTGCAGGGAAGTACGAAGACGCCAAACTGCTGTTTGAGCAGGGCCTCAACGACACACTGGCGCAGGGCCTGAGACCCCTGCATGCCAGGGGTCAGCTGTACTACGGACTGTGTCAGACCTTGGAAGGCGACCCTGAAGGCCTGGACAACCTAAAGCGCGCCGCTGAGCGGCTGAGGCGGTTGGGGCTCAATGCGGTGACGCGGCGCGACCTGCAACGGGTCAGCGTCAAATTAAAGCCAGAACAGGTCAGCTACGTTTTGGACACAGTGGCCGTGTTGCAGACCAGGCGTCTGGCCCGAAAGGTACTGACCATTCGCTTGATTGGTCAGGGTGAACTGCTGCTGGACGGAGTGCGAGTGGATTTGCGCGGGCATACAGCGCGGGCCGCCGTTTTGCTCAATCAACTGCACCTCCAGCCAGAGATGAACACCGCTCAAATCGCCAAAGAAGTCTTTGACGAACACCTGGCGCATATGCCCACCAGTGAGGCGCGCAAGATCAAGACGCAGGTCAGTGGACTGGTGTTGAAAATCCGTAAGGCACTTGGCGACGCGCTGATTCTCAGAACCGGTAGTCAGAACGACAGCATGTACCAACTGAACCGGGCCCTGTATCAGGTCGTCATCGATGTCGACCAGCTGGAAGACGACCTGCGGGCCGGGTCAGAACGACTGCCTCATGTGGTGCACGCGCTGCGGCCAGGCATCTTGAACAGCGAAACCTTGACCTGGGTCATTGAACGTCGTGAACAGGTGTTTGGCCATTGCCGTGACGCCCTTCTGGAAGCCATCACCAGATGCGAAAGCGAAGTTCACTTGGCCGAGTTGACCAGCAGTGTTGCTGTGTTCGGTGCCGTTGAGGGTGTTCTGGAGGAAGAAGTTCACCCCTTGCTCGTGGCGCTCAATCAGGTCAGGACAAAGCGTCCGGCGTAGGACACCTTGTGTGTTGATGCGGCAACCGGCATTTTGAGGCTATGACAGGCCCACTCGTTTCTCCGAATAGCCTGTGGTTACCGCTGTACCGCTTCAATGATCATGCCCTGACCGAGTTGGCAGCCTTCTCCCCTGATGAGTTGAAGGCTGCGGCGCTGGCCTTACAAACTGCGCTCGATCAGCATCCCGAGGGCTCACCAGACCTACCGGACTGGGTACAGCGCCTGTACCTTGAGGGCACGTCCACAGTGGTTGAGACATTGGTGCTGCTGCACTTGGCCGCCGTGATCGTAGACCTGTTAACGAGGTCCCGGATCAGCTGGGCGCCAGAACAATTGAACGTCGCCTTAGGTGTCGCGCTCTCGCTGTACACCCTAGACGCGATGACCGTGCCACTCGGCAATCAGCTGGAGCACGGCCTCTACCGCGCGGGTGCCACGTCGGGGGGCTCCTGTCTTCTGCCGGCGGAACTGCCTGCGGCGGTGGCCACCCTCGAACAGCTGGCCCATGAGCAGGGCGTGCCTGTGACCGGTCTGGCCGGAAGCGCAGAATTCCGAACCTGGCTGGAGGTGCTGGCTGCGTCGGTCCCACTCGGCAGACCGGCCAACCGCGTATCCAGTCTCCAGTCTGACCGGGCAGCGCGCTTTTTGGCGTGGGAATGTGCCCCCCTGCCTCCTGGGGACACGCTCGACGCCGCAGTGGCGCACCTGGCCAGTGCCGCCGCGGCGCTGGCTCTTCTGGTGGAGGATCGGGCAGCCTTACCACTTTTGGACGCCTCCGATCTGCTGAACTGGGCTGCTGTAGCTGTCCAGGCGGCCCTGAGCCTGAGCGGCCGGCACCGACTGCCCGACCTTGATCTCAAAGACCTGTGGCGAGACCTGCGAGCTCTGCATCAAGAGATTGGCCGCCCCCCATTGCCCAGTTTCAAATTCGGGTTCACCGTGCCCAGCCACATCAACGCGCTGCACGAAGCGCGGCATGCCCTCCGGCGGGGGCAGTATGTGCGCCTGGGCCGACCCACTGCCCGCAGCCGGGGCCTGGACGCCATGCTGTGGGACATCTTTGACCGGTTGCACGCGCGGCCACTGCCCTACACGCCTGTCGATGAAATAACTCTGGCATTGGCTGGACGCTGGGCCCTGACCCAGACGCCGCGCAGCAGAGGCATGGCGCTGACTGACACCGTCGCACTGGCCGCCGAACTGGGTCAGGTTGACGTGCTGTGGGCCTGGCCTCTCCGAGGCGACCTGACCGAGGAGCTGAGTCACGCCCTCAAGACGGTGGTGCTGGTGTTGATGGAATGGCCGCAGGCTTCTGACGACGCCGAACTGCATGAGGTTCTGCGGCGCGCGACCGGTCACCTGCTGGCCCTGGTGCGGCGCGCAGGCGTCAGGTTGCCCGAGTCCGATCAGCTGGTCGCGCTGGTGGGCGGGGAAAGGCTGTTGCGGGCCACGCCTCTGAACCGCGCCGAGTTGCATGTCCTGGCCGACCACTACTTGGCCGTCCAGGAGGCCCTGAGACGACGTGAGCTACCCGAGCCTGAGCCGCCGGCCGACCCGATTGAAGAGAGCACGCCAGTTCTGGAAGAGGCGCCCACTGCGGCGCCCACATGGCCGCCGCACGTCGAGCAGGCCCGCGCGCTGCTGGCCGGTAAGCGGGTGGTGCTCCTGGGTGGGGTGCCTGATCCCGCACACCATCAGGCGCTGGTCGAGGCGCTGGGCCTGGCCGAACTGGACTGGATACCTTCTGACCGGTATGACCACGGCCTCCAGGCTGCCGCGCATCTGCGGCAGCCTGGCACGGCCCTGGCCATCTTTGCCCTGCGGTGGGGAGCACATGCCCACGGCTCTTTACGTGCCGCAGCGCGTGAGGAAGGCGTGCCGTACCTGCTTCACCCTGCCGGCCTCAATCCGAGCCAGATTGCCTGGCAGGTGATGCGCCAGGTCAGCGGTGCTCTGGCCAGGGCCTGACGATTAGAGCGGGTGGACGTGAGGCAGCTGGCGGGCCTGGAGCCGCGCGAACAGCGCCTGCGCCCCCAGTTCAGCCGCACGAGACACCTGGTCTTCAGCAATGACCAGGAGCGTCTGTTCACCCGTGGTTGGGTCGGTGAGCTTCAGCTGGCGCCCTTGAGCCACTGTCCCTGGAGCGGTGAGGTACGTCACCGGGGCCGGGAGCAGCCGCACGCCGCTCTGCAGCGCGGGCATACAGTGAGCAGGATCGAGTCTGAGCACGACCACGCTTTCTGTGGGGGCGTAGCGCAGCAGCTTAATGCGGGTGTGGCTGTACACGAGGCCAGGCAGGCGCTGTACGCCACCGCCTTCTGCCTCGTATTGGTATTGGCCGTTCTGGCGCCGGTCCAGTGAGTCCATCTCCGTGATGGCGCCGGGATGCTGCTGCCGGTCATACAGTTCACCGTAGAAGGTCAGCGCGCCGCTGATGCCAGAGACCAGCGAGGTGGCCAGAAACACCTGATGCTTGAAATGCAGGGCTTCTCTGAGAGTCAGGCCGTCGCGGTCGAGATACAGGTGCCCGACCGTCAGGTCATGGACTCCCAAGCCCAGCCGCTCCAGGATCTCGCGGGCCGTTTGAATCATGGTGGGGGTGGCGTCTGCATGAACCTGCACGAGGACCCGCAGCAGGTAGTGCGGAGCGTCAACAGGGGTGAGAGGCGGTCCAGGAATCAGCGCCTCATAGACCGTGGGGGGACGGTGATCAGGGTTTGGACCTGAAAAAGGGAGGATGTGCAGCCATCCCTTTTTCACCAGATCGGCCAGATTGCGGCCAGTGACGCGGGCGTTTCGACCCAGAGCGGTGCCCACAGCCTCTGCTGAGTAGGGTCCAGGACCGTTCTCCCAGATGTATTGCCAGAGAAGCTTTTCGCCGTCGTTGCCTTGCCTGATAGATTGTGGGAGCTGCATAGCTTCCCTCCTTTGTGTACTAAAAGTACATAAAGATGGAAGAGGCGTCAACCTACCCCCACAGGGGTCATTGCCCATTCAACTACCGCTCTTTTCTTTCGCCCAGTATGCTGTCAGCGACTTATGTCTTGTGTTTTCCCCACTTTTTCACGGCGTATAACGGCAACCTGCGAACCAGCGTGGGCCGCGTGAAATTATGACCGTCAGACGGTGGCCGGCAGTCGCAGCAGGTGAACTTTTAGCTGATGTGCTTGAGCGCGGCGGTGTCCAATCTGTGTCGCTTCACTTTGACGAGCCGGTACTCAACACCACGTTTCTGCTGGCAGATGGAGATATCTGCGGCGTTCAAAGCCCGTTCCTGCCCCAGTGGAGTGCGTCGCTGACACACATGGGCATCACCGAGACTATGCTCGAGACGGCACGCATGGGCGCTGAGACACCGCACGAACTGATTCGCAATCTGTTGCAAGCGGGTCATCTGACGGAGAGTCGCCTGACAGACCTGCTGCGCCTGCGCGTTGAAATGGCGCTGGTTCCTATTGTCCTCCAGCCGGCTCAGATCCACGTGAAGCCGCAGGTGTCAGTCCCATGGATTGCCCATGTCGATGGCAGAGTAGCCCTCCAGATGGCTGAACTGAGCGCGCGTCAACTAGAAGACGACGCCCTGAGCATCAAGCCAACCGACCTTCTGGAGGTGGCCCCTTACCTGGCCCCAGAGAGTACGGTTGCCGCCCAGGCACTTCATCAGGGGGCTCTGGCCGGACTACCTCTACTGGAAAGTGCTCGGCGAGCCCACCTACGCTGGGATGACGTGGCCCGTGGGGCCGCTTCGCTGATTCAGCGGGGGGTGGCGCGCATTGCACCGTCTCACAACACGCCTGTGAGGCACTTGAAGGCGGGTGACCCCGCGCCTGATTTCCTTTTGCCTTCCATCCAAGGTCCAGCGGTAACGCTCAAACAGTTCCGCGGTCGGCGTGTGTGGCTGATGATGCACCGGATGTCCAATTGCACCCACTGCAATCCGCATCACCGCACAGTTATGCGGCTGCAACCACAGATGGAGGAAGCGGGTGTCGCTATCGTGGAGGTGTGGGCCACAACCGTGGATAAGCTCCAGCGCACGGTTGGCCGGACGCAGCCGACGTTCTCGGTGTTGTGCGATGAGACGGCGGCCACTCACCGGGCGTATGGCCTGGACCGGTCATTGAAGCGACTCGTCGATCTGCGCAATTACGACATGATTAAAGAGGGGTTCGCCATGATGGGCGCGCGCGGCTGGATCTCTGAAGGGGTCATGTTTTTGGTTCCCGCAGAATTCCTCATCAACGAACAAGGGCAAATCGAACAGGCCCATTACAACGAGTACATGGCCGACTTCCTGAGTCCTGAGAGCGTGCTGCAATGGGCGCTGGACGGACACTGACAACATCATGGAGCTCACCAGTCCTGCCCAGGCTGGTGAGCTGGCGGCAGCCGTGACAGTGCCGCGCAATACGCCAAGCGTTCGTCGGCTTGAGCGTGATCGGCTGTACTTCGCGTTCGAGCGGCCCTTCGCACCGCTCCATCTGGCGCTCGTGGCCCCCAGTGGGTATGGAAAAAGCACCCTCCTGGGGCAGTTGGCCAGTCGGCACACGTGTGTGTTGATTGACTGCAGTGAGATGGACGGCACGGCGCGCGGTCTGGCTTGGGCCATCGCGGATGAGGTGGCACTGCTTGTCCCCCAGGCGGCCGTGGGCTTGACGCGTCTCCTGGAGCGGGCTGCTGGGCCGGTTCCAGCGCGTGCATTTGCGGCCACGCTGGCATCTGCAGGGCCATTGATTTTGATGCTAGACCGCGCAGAGCACAGTGGTTCTGACGCTCAGCAGTGGATCACTCAACTGATGGAGCGACTGGTTGATACTCAGCGGATCATCCTGGCTGGCCGGGTTCTTGATGCATTTGACCTGTCATATCAGATCGCCGAGGGGAAGCTTCAAGTGCTCGGCATGGATGCGCTGGCCTTCACGCCGCAAGAGGCACTGGCACTGGCCGATCAGCGCGGCGTCCTCCTAGAAGGCACCGAGCATTTCGGCGGCTGGCCACTGGCCATAGGGCTGCTGACAGCAGCAAACAGCAACCTAACCCCGCAGGACCTCGTGCGCCGACAGTTGCAGGCATTGCCCGTCTTGATTCGGCTCGCCTTGCCAGCTTTGGCCGTGTTTCGAGTGTGGGACGACGACAGTGCCCGGGAAGTCACTCACCTTCCGGCCGGGTGGCTGGCTGATGTGCTGCGCGCAGGCCTGCTGCTGCGTCCCTTGGGCGACGGCCGTTTCGAACCCCATCCTCTTGTCCGCGAACTGCTTCACAATGAGCTGCGCCGAACCACTGAGCGTTGGACACTGGCGCACCGACACGCCGCGCGGCAGGCAGTCAGTCGCGGTCAGATATTTGACGCGCTCGAACATCTGGTGACGATTGGGGACACGCCGGCCATCTTGGAACTAACGGAGCAGCACGTGCCCCTGCTGATGGAACGGGGATTGTATGCGGAGGCGACCGCCTTCCTGGATGCGATCCCTGACGGCATTCTGCCGGCGTCCCTGGCGCTGCATTACGGCTTGGCGCTGGTCGAAACGCGCTGCACGTCCCGGGGTCTCGACCTGCTCCAGCAACTGGGCGGACAGATGCCAGGCAGCGCGCTGGCGGCGTTGCTGGCAGCTCACAATGCGTATATCCGTGCCGACTTTCACGCTCAACTGGCGGCCTCCGAACAGGCGCTCGAGGGGGCTGCGGAGTTGTCTGGGCTGATGGTGATGCAAATGAATGGTACGCGGGTGC from Deinococcus multiflagellatus carries:
- a CDS encoding redoxin domain-containing protein; the protein is MSLHFDEPVLNTTFLLADGDICGVQSPFLPQWSASLTHMGITETMLETARMGAETPHELIRNLLQAGHLTESRLTDLLRLRVEMALVPIVLQPAQIHVKPQVSVPWIAHVDGRVALQMAELSARQLEDDALSIKPTDLLEVAPYLAPESTVAAQALHQGALAGLPLLESARRAHLRWDDVARGAASLIQRGVARIAPSHNTPVRHLKAGDPAPDFLLPSIQGPAVTLKQFRGRRVWLMMHRMSNCTHCNPHHRTVMRLQPQMEEAGVAIVEVWATTVDKLQRTVGRTQPTFSVLCDETAATHRAYGLDRSLKRLVDLRNYDMIKEGFAMMGARGWISEGVMFLVPAEFLINEQGQIEQAHYNEYMADFLSPESVLQWALDGH